One window of Flavobacterium dauae genomic DNA carries:
- the cmk gene encoding (d)CMP kinase gives MKKITIAIDGHSSTGKSTLAKQLAKALNYIYVDTGAMYRAVTLYAIQQNFISETYFYTDKLIESLNQIYLSFKFNDDLGFAEIYLNDENVDDKIRSIEVSNFVSKIAAVSEIRTKLVQQQKKYGIDKGVVMDGRDIGTVVFPDAELKIFMTASAEIRAQRRFLEMQEKNMNVSFDEVLKNVVERDKIDSTRKDSPLIVAENAVVIDNSNLTREEQFNMILDLAQKTINIV, from the coding sequence TTGAAAAAAATAACCATAGCTATTGATGGTCATTCATCAACCGGAAAAAGCACGCTGGCAAAACAGCTGGCAAAAGCACTAAACTATATTTATGTTGATACAGGTGCTATGTACCGTGCCGTAACCTTATATGCCATACAACAAAATTTTATTTCGGAAACTTATTTTTATACCGATAAACTGATTGAAAGCCTCAATCAAATTTACTTGTCTTTTAAATTTAACGATGATTTGGGTTTTGCCGAAATTTATCTGAACGATGAAAATGTAGATGATAAAATAAGATCCATTGAAGTATCTAATTTTGTAAGTAAAATTGCCGCTGTTTCAGAAATCCGTACAAAATTAGTCCAACAGCAAAAAAAATACGGTATTGACAAAGGTGTGGTGATGGATGGCAGAGATATTGGAACGGTTGTTTTTCCTGATGCCGAATTAAAAATCTTTATGACGGCTTCGGCTGAAATCAGAGCTCAACGAAGATTTTTAGAAATGCAGGAGAAAAATATGAACGTATCGTTTGATGAAGTACTAAAAAATGTTGTAGAACGCGACAAAATTGATTCTACCCGAAAAGATTCTCCTTTAATTGTTGCAGAAAATGCAGTGGTAATTGACAATTCAAACCTTACAAGAGAAGAACAGTTCAATATGATTTTAGATTTGGCACAAAAAACCATAAATATTGTTTAG
- a CDS encoding serine hydrolase domain-containing protein, whose protein sequence is MRTTIYKTLFIGLLCQIGFAQSFDKTKLDKYFGELETHNKFMGSVAVSQNGQIIYSKAIGFADVEKNLKANELTKYRIGSISKTFTAVLVLKAVEEDKLSLNQTINSYFPGIKNSDKITIKQLLNHRSGIHNFTDDEAYVTYNTQPKTEKEMVEIITLAGSDFDPDTKFSYSNSNYVLLSYILEKSFKESYAQLLQKYIAKPLNLKNTYLGGKINTDNQEAKSYSNMGSWVAEPETDTSIPLGAGGIVSTATDLAKFNDALFQGKILKNESLELMKTINDGYGLGLFTLPFYDKTGYGHTGGIDGFSSIFTYFYDGKISYVLISNGTNVKINDISIAVLSAVYNKPYELPVFSTYKVTAQDLDKYLGMYVSKQIPLKIEITKEGATLIAQATGQSSFPLEAIEKDKFKFDLAGIVLEFNPVEKTVILKQGGGQFTFTKE, encoded by the coding sequence ATGAGAACAACTATTTACAAAACACTTTTTATTGGACTTTTATGTCAGATTGGATTTGCACAAAGTTTTGATAAAACCAAATTAGACAAATACTTTGGTGAGCTTGAAACTCATAATAAATTTATGGGAAGCGTTGCCGTTTCTCAAAACGGACAAATAATCTATTCTAAAGCCATTGGTTTTGCCGATGTTGAAAAAAACTTAAAAGCAAATGAATTAACCAAATACAGAATTGGCTCCATTTCAAAAACGTTTACAGCCGTATTGGTTCTAAAAGCTGTTGAAGAAGATAAATTAAGCTTAAATCAAACAATAAACAGCTATTTCCCGGGTATTAAGAATTCTGATAAAATAACCATAAAACAGTTACTTAATCACCGTAGCGGTATCCATAATTTTACTGATGATGAAGCGTACGTAACTTATAATACACAACCAAAAACAGAAAAAGAAATGGTTGAAATTATTACATTGGCTGGTAGTGATTTTGATCCTGATACCAAATTTTCTTATAGTAATTCAAATTATGTATTATTATCGTATATCCTTGAAAAAAGTTTCAAAGAAAGCTATGCCCAATTACTTCAAAAATATATTGCTAAACCTTTAAATTTAAAAAACACCTATTTAGGCGGAAAAATAAATACAGATAACCAAGAAGCTAAATCATACAGTAATATGGGATCGTGGGTTGCCGAACCGGAAACCGATACTTCGATTCCTTTAGGAGCAGGCGGAATTGTTTCTACTGCTACCGATTTGGCAAAATTCAATGATGCTTTATTTCAAGGTAAAATTTTGAAAAATGAAAGCCTTGAATTGATGAAAACAATCAATGACGGTTATGGCTTGGGATTGTTTACGCTTCCTTTTTATGATAAAACAGGTTACGGACACACAGGCGGAATTGATGGGTTTAGTTCTATATTTACTTATTTTTACGACGGTAAGATTTCTTACGTGTTAATTTCAAATGGAACAAACGTTAAAATTAACGATATTTCTATTGCTGTTTTAAGTGCGGTTTATAATAAACCTTATGAGCTTCCTGTATTTTCTACTTATAAAGTTACTGCACAAGATTTAGATAAATATTTAGGAATGTATGTGTCAAAACAAATTCCTTTAAAAATCGAAATCACAAAAGAAGGTGCAACACTAATAGCTCAGGCAACGGGTCAATCTTCTTTTCCATTAGAAGCAATTGAAAAAGATAAATTTAAATTTGATTTGGCAGGAATTGTGTTAGAATTTAATCCTGTTGAAAAAACAGTGATCTTAAAACAAGGTGGCGGTCAGTTTACATTTACAAAAGAATAA
- the rsfS gene encoding ribosome silencing factor translates to MNESKKNNEALLALIIEGIENVKGENITILDLRAIENTACDYFVICDGNSNTQVNAISGSIQRTVSKELKDKPWHVEGTDQANWVLMDYINIVVHIFQKETREYYNIEDLWGDAKITQVTSNHSHSN, encoded by the coding sequence ATGAACGAAAGCAAAAAGAACAACGAGGCGTTATTAGCCTTGATTATTGAAGGAATAGAAAACGTTAAAGGAGAAAATATTACCATTTTAGATTTAAGAGCCATTGAAAACACTGCTTGCGATTATTTTGTAATCTGCGATGGAAACTCAAACACACAGGTAAATGCCATTTCAGGATCTATACAGCGTACCGTATCTAAAGAGTTAAAAGATAAACCGTGGCACGTAGAAGGCACCGATCAGGCAAACTGGGTATTAATGGATTACATAAACATTGTGGTTCACATTTTCCAGAAAGAAACCCGCGAGTATTATAACATTGAAGATCTTTGGGGCGATGCAAAAATTACCCAGGTAACTTCTAACCATTCACACAGTAATTAA
- a CDS encoding M48 family metallopeptidase, translating into MKKVLVLCSVAALLLACATNPFTGKKTMAFVPDSSLFASSFQQYSTFIKENKVVTGTSDAQMVQRVGAKIKSASEQWLKANGYSNYLKDYKWEYKLVQDNTVNAWCMPGGKIVVYTGLMKIAQGEAGLATVMGHEVAHALANHGQQRMSAGLLQQLVGAGVAVGTSEMNMSKETQELAMGAYGAGSNVFGMMPFSRKHESEADRIGLILMAIAGYNPDNATSFWQRMSAQSGSKTPELLSTHPSDQTRIANIKKLIPEAKAEAAKFGKKY; encoded by the coding sequence ATGAAAAAGGTATTAGTATTATGCAGTGTAGCAGCTTTACTGTTGGCGTGTGCTACCAATCCGTTTACAGGTAAAAAAACAATGGCGTTTGTTCCTGATAGTTCATTGTTTGCATCTTCGTTTCAACAATATTCTACTTTTATAAAAGAGAATAAAGTGGTAACTGGTACTAGCGATGCACAGATGGTTCAACGTGTAGGTGCGAAAATTAAAAGTGCATCCGAACAATGGCTTAAAGCAAATGGATATTCTAATTATTTAAAAGATTATAAATGGGAATATAAATTGGTGCAAGATAACACAGTAAACGCATGGTGTATGCCTGGTGGAAAAATTGTAGTTTACACTGGATTAATGAAAATTGCACAAGGCGAAGCAGGATTAGCAACTGTTATGGGACACGAAGTTGCTCATGCTTTGGCAAATCACGGACAACAACGTATGAGTGCAGGGCTTTTGCAGCAATTAGTGGGAGCAGGAGTTGCTGTAGGAACTAGTGAAATGAATATGAGTAAAGAAACTCAAGAACTTGCAATGGGAGCGTACGGAGCAGGTAGTAATGTATTTGGAATGATGCCTTTTAGTCGTAAGCATGAATCAGAAGCCGATAGAATTGGTTTAATTTTAATGGCAATTGCAGGATACAATCCAGATAACGCTACTTCATTTTGGCAACGAATGTCAGCACAAAGCGGTAGTAAAACTCCCGAACTGTTAAGCACCCACCCCAGCGATCAAACCCGTATTGCCAATATTAAAAAATTAATTCCCGAAGCAAAAGCCGAAGCTGCTAAATTTGGTAAAAAATACTAA
- the msrB gene encoding peptide-methionine (R)-S-oxide reductase MsrB gives MTEKDWKEKLTPEEYYILREKGTERPFSGKYNDFFEKGSYVCAACGNKLFNSDAKFDSSCGWPSFDQAIEGSVIYTKDTSHGMIRTEVTCAKCNGHLGHVFDDGPKDTTGTRYCMNSVSIKFIPAN, from the coding sequence ATGACAGAGAAAGACTGGAAAGAAAAGCTTACGCCCGAAGAATATTACATTTTACGAGAAAAAGGTACAGAAAGACCTTTTAGTGGTAAATACAACGATTTTTTTGAGAAAGGATCTTACGTTTGTGCCGCTTGCGGAAACAAACTTTTTAATTCGGATGCAAAATTTGACTCATCTTGCGGGTGGCCGTCTTTTGATCAGGCGATCGAAGGATCGGTAATTTACACGAAAGACACAAGTCACGGAATGATAAGAACCGAAGTTACCTGCGCAAAATGCAACGGACATTTAGGGCACGTTTTTGATGACGGACCAAAAGATACCACCGGAACCAGATATTGTATGAATTCGGTTTCTATAAAATTTATTCCAGCAAATTAA
- a CDS encoding MFS transporter: protein MKTFIKGEKKVLNAWAFYDWANSVYALVISSSIFPLFYGALFRLEDKESAPFFGIETPSESIISYVTAIGFLIIAFISPLLSGVADYLGNKKFFLKLFCFIGSISCMMLYFFDLNNLYISLLFYMLALIGFWGSLVFYNSYLPDIAYPEQQDTVSAKGYSLGYIGSVILLIINLAMVMKSELFGFDGPMQAMKFSFVLVGIWWLGFSQISYRLLPNFRNSNKINSQAFFSGFRELKRIFNELKQYPILKGYLGAFFVYSMAVQTVMIIAAYFGEKEVQWKDDDQRQMGLIVSILLIQLIAVVGAILTSKLSKRIGNINALIVINTAWIFICICAYFVVKPTSFYIVAAMVGLVMGGIQSLSRSTYSKLLPLNTKDTTSFFSFYDVTEKIGIVIGMIIYGGIAQITGKMQNAILFLIVFFAVGIILLIKTAKKQAIS from the coding sequence ATGAAAACATTTATAAAAGGCGAAAAAAAAGTTCTTAACGCATGGGCTTTTTACGATTGGGCAAATTCTGTATATGCCTTAGTAATCTCATCTTCTATTTTTCCGTTGTTTTACGGCGCCTTGTTTAGGTTAGAAGATAAAGAATCTGCTCCGTTTTTCGGAATCGAAACCCCAAGCGAATCAATTATAAGTTATGTAACCGCCATTGGTTTTTTAATAATAGCTTTTATCTCTCCGCTTTTATCGGGGGTTGCCGATTATTTGGGTAACAAAAAGTTTTTCTTGAAATTGTTTTGTTTCATAGGATCTATTTCGTGTATGATGCTTTACTTTTTCGATTTAAACAACCTTTATATAAGTCTGCTCTTTTATATGTTGGCACTGATTGGTTTTTGGGGAAGTTTGGTTTTCTATAACTCTTATCTGCCCGATATTGCTTATCCCGAACAACAAGACACGGTTTCTGCCAAAGGATATTCGTTAGGATACATTGGTTCGGTAATACTACTGATTATTAACCTTGCAATGGTGATGAAAAGTGAACTTTTTGGTTTTGACGGACCTATGCAGGCAATGAAGTTCTCTTTCGTATTAGTCGGAATCTGGTGGTTGGGTTTTAGTCAGATATCATATAGACTATTACCTAATTTCAGAAACTCAAACAAAATCAACTCACAAGCATTCTTTTCAGGTTTCAGAGAATTAAAACGAATTTTCAATGAATTAAAGCAATATCCCATTTTAAAAGGATATTTAGGTGCTTTCTTTGTGTACAGCATGGCAGTACAAACCGTAATGATTATTGCTGCGTATTTTGGAGAGAAAGAAGTTCAATGGAAAGACGACGACCAACGACAAATGGGGTTAATCGTTAGTATCCTTCTCATTCAACTAATTGCGGTTGTTGGTGCAATTCTTACATCAAAATTATCAAAAAGAATAGGTAATATTAATGCCTTAATTGTGATAAACACCGCTTGGATTTTTATCTGTATATGTGCTTATTTTGTAGTAAAACCAACCAGTTTTTACATTGTAGCAGCTATGGTTGGTTTGGTAATGGGCGGTATTCAGTCGCTTTCAAGATCAACCTATTCAAAATTATTACCATTAAACACTAAAGATACCACCTCTTTTTTTAGTTTTTACGATGTAACCGAAAAGATCGGAATCGTAATAGGTATGATTATTTACGGAGGTATAGCTCAAATTACAGGCAAAATGCAAAATGCGATTTTATTCTTGATTGTTTTTTTCGCTGTAGGAATTATTTTATTGATAAAAACAGCCAAAAAACAAGCTATTAGTTAA
- the lon gene encoding endopeptidase La, with amino-acid sequence MSHEKIISLDNLSLQDLDSNAEFIPLFSQEDEEAMNKEEIPTELSILPLRNMVLFPGVVIPITAGRDKSIKLINEALEGNKTIGVVAQLNEEVEVPGGNDIYRFGTVAKILKTLKLPDGNITVILQGKKRFAIDEIIQENPYLKAKVVETEDTKPDTNDLEFKTIIETVKETAQEIVRENPNIPSEAAFALKNIESDSFLVNFVSSNLNLDVADKQALLEKNDLKERALETLRRMNTELQKLNLKNDIQTKVRIDLDQQQKEYFLHQQIKTIQEELGGVSHEQEFEEMRTKAKSKKWDAKVQEHFDKELSKMQRMNPQVAEFSIQRNYLELLLELPWNEYTVDKFDLKNAKKILDKDHYGLEDVKRRVIEHMAVLKLRNDMKSPILCLYGPPGVGKTSIGKSIAKAIGREYVRISLGGLRDEAEIRGHRKTYIGAMPGRIIQSIKKAKTSNPVFVLDEIDKLSSSHQGDPSSAMLEVLDPEQNKEFYDNFVELGFDLSKILFIATSNSLNTIQPALLDRMEVIEMNGYTIEEKTEILRQHLLPKQLKEHGLDAKTISIPKKVMEFIVTKYTRESGVRRLDKEVATIVRNIAKSIVLEEEFNEKLTEEDIVKILGAPKFDYDKYETNDVAGVVTGLAWTRVGGDILFIESILSEGKGTLTMTGNLGNVMKESATIALEYIKANSNLFGIDAKVFEKYKIHVHVPEGATPKDGPSAGIAMLTSMVSSFTQRKIKKNVAMTGEITLRGKVLPVGGIKEKILAAKRANIKEIILCKDNKRDIDQIKPEYLTGLTFHYVDKMTEVIDLALTNQKVKNAKELTVKEA; translated from the coding sequence ATGTCACACGAAAAAATTATATCATTAGACAATTTGTCACTTCAAGATTTAGATTCAAACGCAGAATTTATTCCGTTGTTTTCGCAGGAAGACGAAGAGGCAATGAACAAAGAAGAAATTCCTACAGAACTTAGCATATTACCTTTACGCAACATGGTTTTATTTCCGGGTGTTGTAATTCCTATTACAGCAGGTCGCGACAAATCTATCAAATTAATCAACGAAGCTTTAGAAGGAAATAAAACAATTGGAGTTGTTGCACAGCTTAACGAAGAAGTTGAAGTTCCCGGTGGAAATGATATTTACCGATTTGGTACCGTTGCTAAAATTCTAAAAACGTTAAAGTTACCCGATGGTAATATTACCGTAATTTTACAAGGTAAAAAGCGTTTTGCAATTGATGAAATTATTCAGGAAAATCCGTACTTAAAAGCAAAAGTTGTTGAAACAGAAGACACGAAGCCTGATACAAATGATTTAGAGTTTAAAACAATTATTGAAACAGTTAAAGAAACGGCACAGGAAATTGTTCGCGAAAATCCGAATATTCCATCCGAAGCTGCTTTTGCACTTAAAAACATCGAAAGTGATTCGTTTTTGGTCAACTTTGTTTCATCAAACCTAAATCTTGATGTTGCAGATAAGCAAGCTCTTTTAGAGAAAAATGATCTAAAAGAACGTGCGTTGGAAACCCTGCGCAGAATGAATACCGAACTTCAGAAACTGAATTTAAAAAACGATATTCAAACTAAAGTACGTATCGATTTAGATCAACAGCAAAAAGAATATTTCTTACACCAGCAAATAAAAACCATTCAGGAAGAATTGGGCGGTGTTTCGCACGAGCAGGAATTCGAAGAAATGCGTACAAAAGCAAAATCTAAAAAATGGGATGCTAAAGTTCAAGAGCATTTTGATAAAGAATTAAGCAAAATGCAGCGTATGAATCCACAAGTTGCAGAATTTTCTATCCAAAGAAATTACCTGGAATTGTTGTTGGAATTGCCTTGGAACGAATACACCGTTGATAAATTTGATCTTAAAAACGCTAAAAAGATTTTAGATAAAGATCATTACGGATTAGAAGATGTTAAACGTCGTGTAATTGAACACATGGCGGTTTTAAAGCTTCGCAACGATATGAAATCTCCCATTTTATGTCTGTATGGACCGCCGGGTGTGGGTAAAACATCTATTGGAAAATCGATTGCAAAAGCAATAGGTCGCGAATATGTCCGTATTTCGTTAGGTGGTTTGCGTGACGAAGCCGAAATTCGCGGACACCGTAAAACCTATATCGGTGCTATGCCGGGACGTATCATTCAATCCATCAAAAAAGCAAAAACGTCAAATCCGGTGTTTGTTTTAGATGAAATCGATAAATTGTCTAGCAGTCATCAGGGCGATCCGTCAAGTGCGATGTTAGAAGTTTTAGATCCGGAACAAAACAAAGAATTCTATGATAATTTCGTGGAATTAGGTTTCGATCTTTCAAAAATACTATTCATTGCTACATCAAACAGCTTAAATACCATTCAGCCTGCGTTGTTGGATCGTATGGAAGTTATTGAAATGAACGGTTACACCATTGAAGAAAAAACGGAGATTTTAAGACAGCATTTGCTTCCAAAACAGCTAAAAGAGCACGGTTTAGACGCTAAAACAATCAGTATTCCTAAAAAAGTAATGGAGTTTATTGTTACCAAATACACGCGTGAATCGGGTGTACGCAGGTTAGATAAAGAAGTTGCGACTATTGTACGAAATATTGCAAAATCGATTGTTTTAGAAGAAGAATTCAACGAAAAACTGACCGAAGAAGATATCGTTAAAATTTTAGGTGCACCTAAATTTGATTATGATAAATACGAAACAAACGATGTTGCCGGAGTCGTTACAGGCTTGGCTTGGACACGCGTTGGTGGAGATATTTTGTTTATAGAATCGATACTTTCTGAAGGAAAAGGAACACTTACAATGACCGGAAATCTGGGTAATGTAATGAAAGAATCGGCAACAATTGCGTTGGAATATATTAAAGCAAACAGTAATTTGTTTGGAATTGATGCAAAAGTGTTCGAAAAATACAAAATTCACGTTCACGTACCGGAAGGTGCTACGCCAAAAGATGGTCCGTCGGCAGGTATTGCCATGTTAACCTCAATGGTTTCGAGTTTTACCCAACGAAAAATAAAGAAAAATGTAGCAATGACAGGTGAAATTACCTTACGTGGAAAAGTGCTTCCGGTTGGTGGTATCAAAGAAAAAATATTGGCTGCAAAACGTGCGAACATTAAAGAAATTATTCTTTGTAAAGACAATAAACGCGATATCGATCAAATAAAACCGGAATATTTAACGGGATTAACGTTTCATTACGTTGATAAAATGACCGAGGTTATTGACTTGGCATTGACAAATCAAAAAGTTAAAAACGCAAAAGAGCTTACGGTTAAAGAAGCTTAA
- a CDS encoding biotin--[acetyl-CoA-carboxylase] ligase, whose protein sequence is MYLIKLNAISSTNDFIKNLSATNNLADFTVVWAAVQTKGKGQMGSTWVTDEAKNLTFSIFLNGEYLTVDRLFSLNILVANAVLKALFALNLTNIYIKWPNDILSYNKKIAGILIENSIGSDGKVASIIGIGINLLQTDFNGFPQASSILNQYGITVDFELLLNHIVENIKKGTQNLKNNIEEEWQFYHNHLFKKDVISVFEDKNGRKFNGIIKEVNRHGQLVIQLENDDLHCFNLKDIKLMY, encoded by the coding sequence ATGTATTTAATCAAACTCAATGCCATATCTTCTACGAATGATTTTATAAAAAATTTGTCAGCTACCAATAATTTAGCTGATTTTACGGTGGTTTGGGCTGCTGTACAAACCAAAGGAAAAGGACAAATGGGGTCAACCTGGGTTACCGATGAAGCTAAGAACCTTACGTTCAGTATTTTTCTAAACGGAGAATATCTTACTGTTGATCGGTTATTTTCGCTTAACATATTAGTTGCCAATGCGGTATTAAAAGCATTATTTGCGTTAAATTTAACGAATATTTATATAAAATGGCCTAACGACATTTTGTCATACAATAAAAAAATTGCCGGTATTTTAATAGAAAACAGCATTGGCAGTGATGGAAAAGTAGCATCGATTATTGGTATTGGCATTAATTTGTTGCAGACCGATTTTAACGGATTTCCACAAGCATCCTCTATCTTAAACCAATACGGAATAACGGTTGATTTTGAATTGTTATTGAACCATATTGTTGAAAACATTAAAAAAGGAACACAAAATCTAAAAAATAATATTGAAGAAGAATGGCAGTTTTACCACAACCATTTATTTAAAAAAGACGTTATCAGTGTTTTTGAGGATAAAAACGGTAGAAAATTCAACGGAATTATTAAAGAAGTAAACCGTCATGGTCAATTGGTTATACAGCTTGAGAATGACGATTTACATTGTTTTAATTTAAAAGATATTAAGTTGATGTATTAA
- the porQ gene encoding type IX secretion system protein PorQ, with translation MRKLLTLVSLITLTTVNAQVGGKDAYQFLQMPTSPKQAALGGTNVTITGNEVNQVLYNPAALNDEMNNMLAVNFGRYYGDISLGSAAYAHKFNNGRNFHVGVTFLNYGSMEGYDENGTATGSFSGNDIAVSVGYAHPFQDTNFSVGANIKAISSTLESYNSFAVAADIGGLYNNDETGWTVGLTFKNLGGQLSSYEDTRESLPFRTVLGFSKLLENVPIRWHLTLDNLQKWDISFSNPNRSQVDLENNVTEEKVGFGNNLMRHIVLGVELFPEKNFNIRLGYNFKNGEEMKLLEQRSFAGFTAGFGLKVKRFRIEYAYNRFTLAGNTNLFGLSVKL, from the coding sequence ATGCGCAAACTATTAACTTTAGTTTCTTTAATAACCTTAACAACTGTAAATGCACAGGTAGGCGGTAAAGACGCTTACCAGTTTTTACAAATGCCTACATCGCCCAAACAAGCCGCACTAGGTGGCACAAACGTTACCATAACCGGTAACGAAGTTAACCAGGTGTTGTACAATCCGGCTGCATTAAATGATGAAATGAACAATATGTTGGCTGTTAATTTTGGTAGATATTATGGCGATATAAGCTTAGGATCGGCAGCCTATGCCCATAAGTTTAATAACGGACGTAACTTTCACGTGGGCGTTACTTTTTTAAACTACGGATCAATGGAAGGTTACGACGAAAACGGTACTGCAACCGGATCTTTCAGCGGTAATGACATCGCAGTTTCAGTTGGTTATGCACATCCTTTTCAAGATACCAATTTTTCTGTCGGGGCAAACATTAAAGCTATTTCATCAACTTTAGAAAGCTATAATTCGTTTGCTGTTGCAGCAGATATTGGTGGTTTGTATAACAATGATGAAACCGGGTGGACTGTTGGTTTAACGTTTAAAAATCTGGGTGGTCAGTTATCAAGTTACGAAGATACGCGCGAATCATTGCCTTTTAGAACCGTTTTAGGATTCAGCAAACTGTTAGAAAATGTACCAATTCGTTGGCATTTAACGTTAGATAATCTGCAAAAATGGGATATTTCTTTCTCTAATCCCAACCGTTCACAAGTAGATTTAGAAAACAATGTTACCGAAGAAAAAGTTGGTTTTGGTAACAACCTAATGCGTCACATTGTATTGGGTGTAGAACTTTTTCCCGAGAAAAATTTCAATATACGTTTAGGCTACAACTTTAAAAACGGTGAAGAAATGAAATTATTAGAACAACGCAGCTTCGCAGGTTTTACCGCAGGTTTCGGCTTAAAAGTAAAACGTTTCCGCATTGAATACGCATACAACCGCTTTACATTGGCAGGAAACACCAATTTGTTTGGCTTATCGGTTAAACTGTAA
- a CDS encoding alpha/beta hydrolase family protein: MAQKQAKVLEVPAYIKNTSKVLSKLNKNLAAAFALKLFETPIKHKMPKREHKMYEVSHKSNLILPDCQKEITVYENKFGPKKVLLVHGWNGRGTQLVSIAKAFKELNYTIVSFDAPGHGKSPKTTTNMKHFIEAVFELDKKYNGFDVIVGHSLGGMSIINALGRGVSTPKAVVIGSGNKTKDITEDFLTTIGMSKKMTPFLVNLFERKYHEKMTNYDVELHAEKVQNPVLVIHDKNDKDVPFSSAEAINSKLINGELMITEGLGHRKILGNEQVIQKIIQFVTS; the protein is encoded by the coding sequence ATGGCGCAAAAACAAGCAAAGGTTTTAGAAGTTCCTGCTTATATAAAGAATACATCAAAAGTTTTAAGTAAGTTGAATAAGAATTTGGCAGCTGCCTTTGCCTTAAAATTATTTGAAACCCCTATTAAGCACAAAATGCCAAAACGCGAGCACAAAATGTACGAGGTTTCGCATAAATCAAATTTGATCTTGCCCGATTGCCAAAAAGAAATAACGGTGTACGAAAACAAATTTGGTCCTAAAAAAGTACTGCTAGTGCACGGGTGGAATGGTCGAGGTACACAATTAGTATCTATTGCAAAAGCTTTTAAAGAGTTAAATTATACCATTGTAAGTTTTGATGCTCCGGGGCACGGTAAAAGTCCGAAAACCACAACCAATATGAAGCATTTTATTGAGGCTGTTTTTGAACTGGATAAAAAATACAACGGTTTTGATGTTATTGTGGGGCATTCGCTTGGCGGTATGAGTATTATTAATGCGTTAGGCAGAGGGGTATCTACCCCAAAAGCAGTTGTTATTGGTAGCGGCAACAAAACAAAAGATATTACCGAAGATTTTTTGACAACGATTGGCATGAGTAAAAAAATGACCCCTTTTTTAGTCAATTTATTTGAACGGAAATACCATGAAAAAATGACCAATTACGATGTGGAATTGCACGCAGAAAAAGTGCAGAACCCTGTTTTGGTCATTCACGATAAAAACGATAAAGATGTGCCTTTTTCATCGGCAGAAGCAATCAACAGTAAATTGATAAACGGTGAATTGATGATTACCGAAGGATTAGGACATCGGAAAATATTAGGAAATGAACAAGTTATTCAGAAAATTATTCAGTTTGTTACCAGTTAA